A genomic region of Nakamurella alba contains the following coding sequences:
- a CDS encoding aminotransferase class V-fold PLP-dependent enzyme produces MTGSPIAQAAALFDGDPGYLNTSSYGLPPRPAFEAMLAAQQDWQRGRTSWEGWAASVDDSRAAFGRLIGVPPERIATGSAVSQLLAPVAAAVPDGGTVLVPDVEFTSAVFPFAVHEGRGVSVRTAPLDGFLDAIVPGVDLVSFSAVQSAGGEVADIPAIAARCREVGALVVLDATQAASWLDLHPDLVDVGVCGCYKWLCSPRGTAFLWTGAGVGDHRADITDRMLPLAAGWFAGADVHSSYYGMPLRLSTDVRRFDISPAWHAWVGAAPALDLLADLGHEAIGEHDIALAQLFLDRLGINRTTDSAIVSVPADEAALRRLVDAGVRFGVRAGQARFGFHLYTTASDVQLAVAALTGGPTP; encoded by the coding sequence ATGACCGGCAGCCCGATCGCACAGGCCGCGGCGCTCTTCGACGGCGACCCCGGCTACCTCAACACCTCCTCCTACGGGCTGCCGCCCCGCCCGGCGTTCGAGGCGATGCTCGCCGCACAGCAGGACTGGCAACGCGGGCGCACCAGCTGGGAGGGCTGGGCTGCCTCGGTCGACGACTCCCGGGCCGCGTTCGGCCGGTTGATCGGGGTGCCGCCGGAGCGGATCGCCACCGGATCCGCGGTGTCGCAGCTGCTCGCGCCCGTCGCCGCGGCGGTGCCCGACGGCGGCACGGTGCTGGTGCCGGACGTCGAGTTCACCTCTGCCGTCTTCCCTTTCGCCGTGCACGAGGGCCGCGGGGTGAGCGTCCGCACGGCGCCGCTGGACGGTTTCCTGGATGCGATCGTCCCCGGCGTCGACCTGGTCTCGTTCTCCGCCGTCCAGTCCGCCGGCGGCGAGGTGGCCGACATCCCGGCGATCGCCGCGCGCTGCCGGGAGGTGGGTGCCCTGGTCGTGCTGGACGCCACCCAGGCGGCGTCATGGCTCGACCTGCACCCGGACCTGGTCGACGTCGGCGTCTGCGGTTGCTACAAGTGGCTGTGCAGCCCGCGCGGCACCGCGTTCCTCTGGACCGGCGCCGGGGTCGGCGACCACCGGGCCGACATCACCGACCGGATGCTGCCACTGGCCGCCGGCTGGTTCGCCGGGGCCGACGTGCACTCCTCCTACTACGGGATGCCGCTGCGGCTCTCGACCGACGTCCGGCGTTTTGACATCTCCCCGGCCTGGCATGCCTGGGTGGGCGCGGCACCCGCCCTGGACCTGCTCGCCGACCTCGGCCATGAAGCCATCGGCGAGCACGACATCGCCTTGGCCCAGCTGTTTCTCGACCGGTTGGGTATCAACCGGACCACGGATTCGGCGATCGTCAGCGTCCCCGCGGACGAGGCCGCACTCCGGCGCCTGGTGGACGCCGGAGTGCGGTTCGGGGTGCGGGCCGGTCAGGCCCGGTTCGGGTTCCACCTGTACACGACCGCGTCGGACGTGCAGCTGGCGGTGGCCGCCCTGACCGGTGGTCCTACGCCGTGA